The following are encoded together in the Robertmurraya sp. FSL R5-0851 genome:
- a CDS encoding DUF421 domain-containing protein: MPEWLEIAVRSALFVAVLFFITKWLGKKQISELSFFEYVTGISIGSIGAEVAMGLERNIFHGIIGIVIFAAIPFFAGLISLKSKRFRNFTEGKATVFIKDGKIMEDNLKKERYTTDELLELLRRKDVFQVSDVEFAVLEATGDLSVMLKKENQPLTAKDINLKVASIKEPQTIIMDGAIMDEPLATIGRSRAWLHTELEKLGVTIENVFLGQVNSYGELTIDLFDDKLQVAPPQERPLILSTLKKCQADLDLFALGTESKDAKQMYRLNSEKLQEAIDKVTPILKG; this comes from the coding sequence GTGCCTGAATGGTTAGAGATAGCTGTACGCTCAGCATTATTTGTTGCTGTTTTATTTTTCATTACAAAATGGTTAGGGAAAAAGCAAATTTCAGAACTATCTTTCTTTGAATATGTCACCGGTATTTCTATTGGAAGTATTGGTGCAGAAGTGGCTATGGGACTTGAACGGAACATTTTTCACGGAATTATTGGAATTGTCATTTTTGCGGCTATTCCCTTTTTCGCTGGTTTAATTTCATTAAAAAGTAAACGTTTTCGCAATTTTACAGAAGGAAAAGCAACAGTATTTATCAAAGATGGGAAGATTATGGAAGATAATTTAAAAAAGGAAAGATATACGACAGATGAACTGTTAGAGCTACTTCGCAGGAAGGATGTCTTTCAAGTCTCTGATGTAGAATTTGCTGTTTTAGAGGCAACAGGTGATTTATCTGTGATGCTAAAGAAAGAAAATCAACCTTTAACAGCAAAGGATATAAACTTGAAGGTTGCTTCAATCAAGGAGCCTCAGACCATTATTATGGATGGTGCAATAATGGATGAACCACTAGCCACGATTGGACGAAGTCGGGCTTGGCTACATACTGAATTAGAAAAACTAGGGGTAACGATTGAAAATGTATTTCTGGGACAGGTTAATTCTTACGGAGAGTTAACGATTGATCTGTTTGACGATAAATTACAAGTCGCACCCCCTCAAGAAAGACCCTTAATTCTTTCAACCTTGAAAAAATGTCAAGCAGACTTAGACCTATTTGCTCTTGGAACGGAATCAAAAGACGCCAAACAAATGTATAGGTTAAACAGTGAAAAATTACAAGAAGCCATTGATAAAGTGACCCCTATTTTAAAAGGATAA
- a CDS encoding DUF1657 domain-containing protein, whose amino-acid sequence MTVGSDVKQCFASLKGVEASLSSLALRTLDDESKRTLHEAMMVVHEVTKDLKKRVGELEGEELQYKGF is encoded by the coding sequence ATGACAGTAGGATCAGATGTTAAACAGTGTTTTGCCAGTCTAAAAGGGGTAGAAGCAAGTCTCTCAAGTTTAGCATTACGGACTCTTGATGATGAATCGAAGCGAACTTTGCATGAGGCTATGATGGTAGTACACGAAGTAACAAAAGATTTAAAAAAAAGAGTAGGAGAACTAGAAGGAGAGGAACTTCAGTACAAAGGTTTCTAG
- the spoVAE gene encoding stage V sporulation protein AE — MIYFWAFVVGGLICIIGQIMFDVFKLTPGHTLSALVVIGALLDGFGLYEPLIDFAGAGATVPITSFGNSLVHGAMQEAEKHGVVGVLTGMFEVTSSGISAAIVFGMIGALIFKPKG, encoded by the coding sequence ATGATCTATTTTTGGGCTTTTGTCGTAGGCGGTTTAATTTGTATCATTGGGCAAATTATGTTTGATGTATTTAAATTGACACCAGGTCATACCTTAAGTGCTCTTGTAGTGATTGGGGCGCTTTTAGATGGATTTGGACTATACGAGCCTTTGATTGATTTTGCTGGGGCAGGGGCTACCGTTCCGATTACAAGTTTTGGGAATTCGCTTGTTCATGGTGCGATGCAGGAAGCTGAAAAACATGGGGTAGTTGGTGTACTGACAGGAATGTTTGAAGTAACTAGTTCTGGTATTTCAGCTGCCATTGTTTTCGGCATGATAGGAGCTTTAATTTTTAAGCCAAAAGGATAA
- the spoVAD gene encoding stage V sporulation protein AD, which produces MLAGHRTWIFEQKPVILSTGTVGGPFEANGAIAEDFDLLHADLWLGQDSYEKAHKVLFEEACQKAMEKGGIQKDQVQFILAGDLINQITPTSFASRTIGAPYFGLFGACSTSMEGLALGAYIVNTKGAKYLLTGASSHDTAVEKQFRYPTEYGGQKPPTAQWTVTGAGAALLCDSGEGPRVTSATIGRVIDMGLTDPFNMGGAMAPAAVDTIEAHLKERNIDPSYYDLIVTGDLGQIGQEVSMDLFKKHGIPISEEQYQDCGLMIYREGQPVLAGASGAGCSATVVYGHLLNRMKNGEFKRMLVVATGALLSPLSFQQNETIPCIAHAVSIEYGGEQLT; this is translated from the coding sequence ATGCTGGCAGGTCATCGTACATGGATTTTTGAACAAAAACCAGTGATACTTTCAACTGGAACAGTTGGAGGACCATTTGAAGCAAACGGAGCGATCGCAGAAGATTTCGATCTCCTTCATGCTGATTTATGGCTTGGACAGGATTCCTATGAAAAGGCACATAAAGTCCTTTTTGAAGAAGCCTGTCAAAAAGCCATGGAAAAAGGGGGCATCCAAAAAGATCAAGTTCAATTTATCCTAGCTGGGGATCTGATCAACCAGATAACTCCGACAAGTTTTGCTAGTCGAACAATTGGAGCTCCGTATTTTGGTTTATTCGGTGCCTGCTCTACGTCTATGGAAGGACTGGCTCTAGGTGCTTATATTGTGAATACGAAAGGAGCGAAATATTTATTAACAGGAGCATCTAGTCATGATACAGCTGTTGAAAAACAATTTCGTTATCCAACTGAGTACGGCGGTCAAAAACCACCTACTGCACAATGGACTGTTACTGGTGCAGGTGCCGCCCTTTTATGTGATTCTGGGGAAGGACCTCGTGTCACTTCTGCCACAATTGGACGTGTGATTGATATGGGCTTAACAGATCCATTTAATATGGGAGGAGCAATGGCGCCAGCTGCGGTTGATACCATTGAAGCCCATTTAAAGGAACGAAATATTGATCCATCTTATTACGATTTAATTGTAACCGGGGACCTGGGCCAGATTGGACAGGAAGTTTCCATGGATCTATTTAAAAAGCACGGAATCCCTATTAGTGAAGAACAATACCAAGATTGTGGCCTTATGATTTATCGGGAAGGACAACCCGTTCTTGCAGGAGCAAGCGGTGCAGGCTGTTCAGCAACGGTAGTTTATGGGCATTTATTAAACCGCATGAAAAATGGTGAATTTAAACGCATGTTAGTTGTGGCTACAGGTGCTTTGCTTTCACCATTGTCCTTTCAGCAAAATGAAACAATTCCTTGTATCGCCCATGCAGTGTCAATTGAATACGGAGGTGAACAATTAACATGA
- the spoVAC gene encoding stage V sporulation protein AC — MSNNQKKQLTPVQQEYQKLQKQREIKRPVVKNCIKAFLTGGLICLIGQLISDFYIYYFDFTEQTAGNPTVGTLIFITMLLTGFGVYDRMAQFGGAGTAVPVTGFGNAVISPAIEHRSEGFVLGVGGNMFKLAGAVILFGVFSAFVIALIKTILIQWGGL, encoded by the coding sequence ATGTCTAACAATCAAAAGAAACAACTTACTCCTGTGCAACAGGAATATCAAAAATTGCAAAAACAACGAGAGATCAAAAGACCGGTTGTTAAAAATTGCATTAAGGCCTTTTTAACCGGTGGACTTATTTGTTTGATTGGTCAGCTTATTTCAGACTTTTACATTTATTATTTCGATTTTACTGAGCAAACGGCCGGAAATCCGACAGTGGGTACGTTAATTTTTATTACGATGCTTCTTACTGGTTTTGGTGTATATGATCGAATGGCCCAATTTGGAGGGGCTGGAACAGCTGTACCCGTAACTGGTTTTGGCAATGCGGTCATATCACCTGCCATTGAGCATCGTTCCGAAGGATTTGTACTGGGCGTAGGCGGCAACATGTTTAAATTAGCAGGGGCGGTTATTTTATTTGGTGTTTTTTCTGCTTTTGTCATTGCCCTCATCAAAACCATTTTAATCCAGTGGGGTGGTTTATAA
- a CDS encoding YhcN/YlaJ family sporulation lipoprotein: MKDKITTLKNLLFIIMVIGFASGCNGNQNEFIQGNSTFGISQVHTSKPIDQSVANHAKEKIIAKEDITDVKAVNTDKELMAAIKVENFDRFRLKSIEKSVKSDLEKIYPDYKVFVSTDKKIFWELEKVEQRLKKNDMNKKNLKKDLNKLKSLMKEQT, encoded by the coding sequence TTGAAAGATAAAATAACCACATTGAAAAACCTACTTTTTATTATAATGGTCATTGGTTTCGCATCAGGATGTAATGGTAATCAAAATGAATTTATTCAAGGTAATAGTACTTTTGGTATTTCACAAGTACATACAAGTAAGCCAATTGATCAATCCGTTGCCAATCATGCGAAAGAAAAGATAATTGCCAAGGAAGATATTACAGACGTAAAAGCTGTGAATACTGATAAAGAGCTTATGGCAGCGATTAAAGTTGAGAATTTTGATCGATTTCGATTAAAGAGTATCGAGAAGTCAGTAAAATCCGACTTAGAAAAAATATATCCGGACTATAAAGTTTTTGTTTCGACTGATAAAAAAATATTCTGGGAGCTTGAAAAGGTCGAGCAAAGACTGAAAAAAAACGATATGAATAAGAAGAACTTAAAAAAGGATTTGAACAAACTGAAAAGTCTTATGAAGGAACAAACCTAA
- a CDS encoding DUF1657 domain-containing protein has translation MTVINDVKTALAGLKSAQASFETFALSTDNQQAKQLYQDAAKQTQSVVDSIEPRVQQIEQEEPQYKQQ, from the coding sequence ATGACAGTAATAAATGACGTTAAAACAGCTCTAGCAGGATTGAAAAGTGCTCAAGCAAGTTTTGAAACATTTGCTCTTAGTACAGATAATCAACAAGCTAAGCAACTTTACCAAGATGCAGCTAAGCAAACCCAATCCGTTGTAGACAGCATTGAACCACGTGTTCAACAAATCGAACAAGAAGAACCTCAATACAAACAACAGTAA
- a CDS encoding IS4 family transposase has product MDKDNTKTTINELLKVLDEQTFTKLINVVDIDKYVKKLTAYKFLQLLILAQINELDSLTHLSKHSKDKKELQVHLNMDGISTSQLSRKQCDLSPKLFEKILHHLVFMIQSQMKQSPIVRDIGRLHVIDSSTMSMSISQYPWAKFRKTKAGVRLHLRVVVTKDLTIPDKAVLLPAKHADRTQMNELIEIDPDALYLFDRGYVDYKQFDKYCLEGVRFITRLKKNAEIEVLSEQSPDPENLIYQDAEVYLGNAQNGTKMQHTLRLIKTKDQEGNLVIIVTSCFDLTAKEIGDLYRYRWKIETFFKWMKQHLKIKSFFGKSENAVYNQIWIALITYCLEVLLQFRVSHDGSLLGLKRTLETCLYEGLDAFIRALFQKPSRHSKGRRKYDWEKDFALIVRQFDEGEVDHLDDLTFDPLYQY; this is encoded by the coding sequence ATGGACAAGGATAACACAAAAACCACAATTAATGAACTACTAAAAGTATTAGATGAACAAACTTTTACTAAATTAATCAATGTAGTGGACATCGACAAGTATGTTAAGAAACTGACGGCATATAAATTTTTGCAGCTACTCATCTTGGCACAAATCAATGAATTAGACAGTTTAACCCATCTATCCAAGCATTCGAAAGATAAGAAAGAACTTCAGGTTCACCTGAATATGGATGGCATTAGTACATCTCAGCTTTCCAGAAAACAGTGTGATCTATCTCCGAAGTTGTTTGAGAAGATCTTACACCATCTTGTTTTTATGATTCAGTCCCAAATGAAACAATCTCCGATTGTTCGAGATATTGGACGTCTTCATGTGATTGACTCATCGACAATGAGTATGTCCATATCGCAGTATCCATGGGCAAAGTTTCGCAAAACAAAGGCCGGCGTTAGACTGCATTTACGGGTCGTTGTGACCAAAGATTTAACAATCCCTGATAAAGCCGTTCTATTGCCGGCAAAACATGCTGACCGGACCCAAATGAATGAACTAATCGAGATTGATCCTGATGCTCTTTACCTTTTTGACCGAGGATATGTGGATTACAAGCAATTCGATAAGTACTGCCTGGAAGGCGTTCGATTTATTACTAGACTTAAGAAAAACGCCGAAATTGAAGTACTAAGCGAACAATCACCCGATCCCGAAAATTTGATCTATCAAGATGCTGAGGTATATCTTGGAAATGCACAAAATGGTACGAAGATGCAGCACACCCTACGCCTAATCAAAACTAAAGATCAAGAAGGAAATCTTGTTATTATCGTTACTAGTTGTTTTGACCTTACTGCCAAAGAAATCGGAGATTTATATCGATATCGTTGGAAAATAGAAACTTTTTTTAAATGGATGAAACAACATCTGAAGATCAAATCCTTCTTTGGAAAAAGTGAAAATGCTGTCTATAATCAAATCTGGATTGCCTTGATCACATATTGTCTTGAAGTATTACTTCAATTTAGAGTCAGCCACGATGGCAGCCTGTTAGGGCTGAAAAGGACTTTAGAAACTTGTCTTTATGAAGGGCTTGATGCATTTATTCGTGCTCTTTTCCAGAAACCATCCCGACACTCAAAAGGACGAAGAAAATATGATTGGGAAAAAGATTTCGCATTGATTGTACGCCAATTTGACGAAGGTGAGGTGGATCACCTAGACGATTTAACATTTGACCCACTTTACCAATACTAA
- a CDS encoding CBO0543 family protein: MGFFNRLILLWFISNFLDSLGVQLGFWYYQYAVVPFIPASMPWNTSLLPVFVMFLLQYKNISSPFIKAIIFCYH, translated from the coding sequence ATGGGTTTCTTTAACCGCTTGATTTTATTATGGTTTATTTCTAATTTTTTAGATTCACTGGGAGTTCAACTCGGTTTTTGGTACTACCAATATGCAGTTGTACCATTTATTCCTGCTTCAATGCCTTGGAACACTTCACTTTTACCTGTATTTGTTATGTTTTTACTTCAATATAAAAATATATCTAGCCCTTTTATAAAGGCAATTATTTTTTGCTACCATTAG
- a CDS encoding peroxiredoxin encodes MTNQSQNEQPPFYATRDDQAPTFSTSGFVNGEIKTFELEQYKGKWLLLFFYPSDFTPVUETELAAVAAIYPYFQAMNVEILAISTDSIYSHKVFRETTPFLQNVYYPMLSDRTHEISKSYRVLDEKTGAAFRASLFINPEQIIVAKLVYPREVGRNLYEHVRLMQALQHAKNTGKGVPANWMPDQS; translated from the coding sequence GTGACGAATCAATCTCAAAATGAACAACCACCATTTTATGCAACTCGAGACGATCAAGCTCCAACGTTCTCGACAAGTGGATTTGTAAATGGAGAAATCAAAACCTTTGAACTTGAGCAATATAAGGGAAAATGGCTTCTCTTATTTTTCTATCCAAGTGACTTTACACCCGTCTGAGAGACAGAACTAGCGGCGGTCGCTGCTATTTATCCTTATTTTCAGGCAATGAATGTGGAGATTTTGGCTATCAGCACAGATAGCATCTATTCACATAAAGTCTTTCGAGAAACGACTCCCTTTTTACAAAATGTCTACTACCCTATGTTGAGTGACAGAACTCATGAGATCTCCAAATCGTATCGAGTATTGGATGAGAAAACAGGAGCTGCTTTTAGAGCCTCTCTTTTTATAAATCCTGAACAGATCATCGTCGCTAAGCTCGTCTATCCGAGGGAAGTCGGACGAAACCTTTATGAACATGTAAGGCTTATGCAGGCACTTCAGCACGCAAAGAACACAGGTAAAGGTGTCCCAGCAAACTGGATGCCTGATCAAAGTTAA
- a CDS encoding DnaJ family domain-containing protein yields the protein MDFSQSISEERIRKAIENGEFDHVPGYGKPLKLDDLSAIPEELRMAYTVLKNAGYSPEEHALRQEMMSIESLLKACDDDDQRLGLQKKLNEKMLRYNSMLSKRRVNTNSSIFKNYEQKINNKLF from the coding sequence ATGGATTTTTCTCAAAGTATTTCAGAGGAACGCATTCGTAAGGCGATTGAAAATGGAGAATTCGATCATGTACCTGGCTACGGGAAACCGTTAAAGCTCGATGATTTATCTGCCATTCCAGAGGAACTTCGTATGGCATATACCGTGCTGAAAAATGCGGGATATTCTCCAGAAGAACATGCACTCAGGCAGGAAATGATGTCGATAGAATCTCTTTTAAAAGCCTGTGATGACGATGATCAAAGACTTGGTCTTCAGAAAAAATTAAATGAAAAGATGCTGCGTTATAACAGTATGCTATCCAAACGCCGAGTGAATACAAACTCCTCTATTTTTAAAAATTATGAGCAAAAAATAAATAATAAGTTATTTTAA
- the motA gene encoding flagellar motor stator protein MotA has product MDKTSVIGVVIGVVAVLVGMFFKGVSPVQLVNPAAILIILLGTAGAVTIAFPTSEIKRVPKLFGKLFKEDKLPDTAELIKMFSDWAQLARKEGLLALESQTNEIDDDFLKNGLSLAVDGQSADYIRDVLSEEIEAMEERHQSGALIFTQAGTYAPTLGVLGAVVGLIAALGYMNDIEGLGHAISAAFIATLLGIFTGYVLWHPFANKLKRKSKQEVKVKQMMVEGILSILEGEAPRVIETKLASYLPGSEKKKFLAATGEAANE; this is encoded by the coding sequence ATGGATAAAACGTCGGTAATAGGTGTTGTCATAGGGGTTGTGGCTGTACTAGTAGGGATGTTCTTTAAAGGCGTTAGCCCCGTGCAGCTTGTGAATCCAGCGGCAATTTTAATTATTTTGTTAGGAACGGCTGGTGCTGTAACAATCGCATTCCCAACAAGTGAAATCAAAAGAGTACCAAAGCTGTTCGGAAAGCTTTTTAAAGAAGACAAGTTACCAGACACAGCTGAACTAATAAAAATGTTTTCTGATTGGGCACAGCTAGCTCGTAAAGAGGGGCTATTAGCTCTAGAGTCGCAGACAAATGAAATCGACGATGATTTCTTGAAAAATGGATTATCGCTTGCTGTCGATGGACAAAGTGCCGACTATATTCGCGATGTGTTATCGGAAGAAATTGAAGCAATGGAAGAAAGACATCAATCTGGTGCACTAATTTTTACACAAGCAGGTACGTACGCTCCAACCCTTGGAGTACTTGGTGCAGTAGTAGGTTTGATTGCAGCCCTTGGGTACATGAATGATATCGAGGGACTAGGACACGCGATAAGTGCTGCATTTATTGCCACTTTACTAGGTATTTTTACCGGTTATGTACTTTGGCATCCATTTGCAAACAAATTGAAGCGTAAGTCAAAGCAAGAAGTGAAAGTTAAACAAATGATGGTTGAGGGAATTCTATCCATACTAGAAGGGGAAGCGCCTCGAGTCATTGAAACCAAACTAGCTTCTTACCTACCTGGTAGTGAAAAGAAAAAGTTCTTAGCTGCGACAGGAGAAGCGGCAAATGAGTAA
- the motB gene encoding flagellar motor protein MotB, which produces MSKRRKKHHHEEHVDESWLIPYADLLTLLLALFIVLFSMSSLDAKKFQAMAEVFNAQFTSGTGIFEFPSPIPEEGATAPDEQQNDSESTEQSQAQSQGMTEEQKQQLAEQAEQVELQAIQAKVNEYITSKGLEDKLETTLEDDGLHVTIRDNVLFESGSDSVRTQDLTIVREISDLLIMDPARSVIISGHTDNVPIKNARFASNWELSVMRAINFMKILLENDKLDPSWFSAKGYGEFRPIASNEDAAGRAKNRRVEILILPRTAD; this is translated from the coding sequence ATGAGTAAGCGCCGTAAGAAGCATCATCATGAGGAGCATGTTGACGAATCTTGGTTAATTCCTTACGCTGACCTTTTAACTCTCCTACTTGCGTTGTTTATCGTATTATTCTCCATGAGTTCATTGGATGCAAAAAAGTTTCAAGCAATGGCAGAAGTGTTTAATGCTCAATTTACGAGTGGAACGGGGATATTTGAGTTTCCAAGCCCGATTCCTGAAGAAGGAGCAACGGCACCAGACGAGCAGCAAAATGACTCTGAAAGTACCGAACAGTCTCAAGCACAATCTCAAGGGATGACCGAAGAGCAAAAACAACAGCTAGCAGAACAAGCAGAACAGGTTGAGCTCCAAGCCATTCAAGCGAAGGTAAACGAGTATATTACGAGCAAAGGGCTAGAGGACAAACTGGAGACTACACTCGAAGATGACGGATTACACGTAACGATTCGTGACAATGTTTTATTCGAATCGGGCAGTGATTCAGTTAGAACGCAGGATTTAACCATTGTTAGAGAGATTTCAGATTTACTAATTATGGATCCAGCACGAAGTGTGATTATTAGCGGACATACAGATAATGTTCCGATTAAAAATGCACGGTTCGCATCAAACTGGGAGCTAAGTGTCATGCGTGCGATTAATTTTATGAAAATCTTACTCGAAAACGACAAGCTTGATCCAAGTTGGTTTAGTGCAAAGGGATACGGGGAATTCCGACCGATTGCTTCAAACGAAGATGCTGCGGGAAGAGCAAAAAATCGTCGTGTAGAAATTTTAATCTTACCAAGAACTGCGGACTGA
- a CDS encoding PfkB family carbohydrate kinase — MSDKEATILGLIKRDPFISQNELAERTGLSRSAVAGYISSLTKQGKLLGRAYVLPNKKQVICIGGANVDRKMQAIDKLQLGTSNPASTSNSCGGVARNIAENLGRLGFDVSLMTVVGDDHEGKWLLDYTRSYVDIEPSKILPNEATGTYTAVLDVDGEMAVALADMSIYDSVDLDFVEKRWGFLASTELVMIDTNFPSDVLAKVIDRCREEAIPLVITPVSAPKIKKLPQNLDGVAWLIANKDEAEALSGKPIKDEGDFFKAAEVIMKKGVERVVISRGDKGLIYFTKANEAGVLLPPKVDVVDVTGAGDALVAGIVYAYLRDLKTEDACKIGMACSMLTLATEETVNPSLNHQQLQEAFQHNFH; from the coding sequence ATGAGTGATAAGGAAGCAACGATACTTGGACTGATTAAAAGAGATCCATTTATATCTCAAAATGAGTTGGCGGAAAGGACGGGCTTATCTCGTTCGGCTGTTGCTGGTTATATTTCTTCTCTTACAAAGCAAGGAAAACTATTAGGTCGGGCATATGTATTGCCTAATAAAAAACAGGTGATCTGTATTGGCGGAGCTAATGTGGATAGGAAAATGCAAGCGATTGATAAGCTTCAGTTAGGAACATCCAATCCTGCTAGTACTAGTAATTCTTGTGGCGGGGTGGCAAGGAACATTGCTGAAAACTTGGGAAGACTAGGATTCGATGTTTCTCTTATGACCGTTGTAGGCGACGATCATGAAGGCAAATGGCTACTGGACTACACCAGGTCTTACGTAGATATAGAGCCTTCAAAAATTCTTCCTAATGAAGCAACGGGGACGTATACGGCTGTTTTGGATGTAGATGGCGAAATGGCGGTTGCTTTAGCAGATATGAGCATATATGATTCTGTCGATCTAGATTTTGTTGAAAAGCGCTGGGGCTTTCTTGCATCAACAGAGCTTGTCATGATTGATACAAACTTCCCTTCTGACGTACTTGCTAAAGTGATTGATCGCTGTAGGGAAGAAGCGATTCCACTTGTCATTACCCCAGTTTCAGCTCCAAAAATTAAAAAGCTGCCACAAAATCTTGATGGCGTGGCTTGGCTGATCGCGAATAAGGATGAAGCTGAGGCTTTATCAGGGAAACCAATCAAAGACGAAGGTGACTTTTTTAAAGCGGCAGAAGTGATTATGAAAAAGGGCGTTGAACGAGTGGTTATTTCACGCGGGGATAAAGGACTTATTTACTTTACAAAAGCGAATGAAGCGGGTGTCTTGTTGCCGCCAAAGGTTGATGTGGTTGATGTAACGGGGGCTGGAGATGCATTGGTTGCAGGAATCGTCTATGCCTATTTACGTGACTTAAAAACCGAAGATGCGTGCAAAATTGGAATGGCTTGTTCCATGCTAACATTAGCAACGGAAGAAACGGTGAACCCGTCATTGAATCATCAGCAGCTACAAGAAGCTTTTCAACATAATTTTCACTAA
- a CDS encoding pseudouridine-5'-phosphate glycosidase, which translates to MEKYLEYSQEVLEAKKNNVPVVALESTIISHGMPYPQNVQTAKEVEDIIRKNGAVPATIAILDGKIKIGLSDEELELLATRNDIEKASRRDLPYLVATKKNGATTVAATMICAELAGIEVFVTGGIGGVHREAEVTMDVSADLQELAQTNVAVVCAGAKSILDIGLTLEYLETHGVPVVGFGTEVLPSFYTRTSPFQVNVQVEDEKEAASMIHTKWELGLKGGVVIANPIPETDALEEEFINGVIESALKEAKENEIAGKNVTPFLLAKVKELTEGRSLEANIALVKNNADVGSKIAVQLNTLS; encoded by the coding sequence ATGGAAAAATACTTAGAATACTCACAAGAAGTGTTAGAAGCGAAAAAAAATAATGTACCAGTCGTGGCATTAGAATCAACGATCATTTCTCACGGAATGCCGTACCCACAAAATGTACAAACGGCAAAGGAAGTAGAAGACATTATTCGTAAAAATGGTGCCGTACCAGCAACGATAGCTATTTTAGACGGAAAAATAAAAATCGGTTTATCAGACGAAGAGTTAGAACTGCTTGCTACTCGAAATGATATTGAAAAGGCGAGCCGTAGAGATTTACCATACCTAGTGGCGACAAAGAAAAATGGAGCTACAACGGTAGCGGCCACGATGATCTGTGCAGAACTTGCTGGGATCGAAGTATTTGTAACCGGTGGAATTGGTGGAGTTCACCGTGAAGCTGAAGTAACAATGGATGTGTCAGCTGATCTTCAAGAGCTTGCTCAAACCAATGTGGCTGTTGTGTGTGCAGGAGCAAAATCGATTCTTGATATTGGTTTAACACTTGAATACTTAGAAACGCATGGGGTGCCCGTCGTTGGATTTGGTACAGAAGTTCTTCCGTCTTTTTATACAAGAACAAGTCCTTTCCAAGTGAACGTTCAAGTGGAAGATGAAAAAGAAGCAGCAAGCATGATTCATACAAAGTGGGAGCTAGGATTGAAGGGTGGAGTGGTTATTGCGAACCCAATCCCAGAAACAGATGCTCTTGAAGAGGAATTTATCAACGGTGTAATTGAATCGGCATTAAAAGAAGCAAAGGAAAATGAGATTGCAGGTAAAAATGTTACTCCATTCCTTTTAGCAAAGGTGAAAGAACTTACAGAAGGAAGAAGCTTGGAAGCTAATATAGCATTGGTGAAAAATAATGCTGATGTTGGATCAAAAATAGCTGTTCAACTTAACACTTTATCTTAA
- the sinI gene encoding DNA-binding anti-repressor SinI, whose translation MLETSEVTLEELDYEWMMLIIEAKKLGLEKEEIRRFLDETEIKR comes from the coding sequence ATGTTGGAAACGAGTGAAGTGACATTAGAAGAGCTAGACTATGAGTGGATGATGTTAATCATTGAAGCAAAAAAGTTGGGCCTGGAGAAAGAAGAGATTAGAAGATTTTTAGATGAGACTGAAATCAAAAGATAA